From Armigeres subalbatus isolate Guangzhou_Male unplaced genomic scaffold, GZ_Asu_2 Contig1997, whole genome shotgun sequence, the proteins below share one genomic window:
- the LOC134203622 gene encoding uncharacterized protein LOC134203622, producing the protein MLHLVRLSQKESFSQEIANLSSGTQIKDSSAISPLNPMLQGGILRVGGRLRNAAVSENRKHPMIIDHRHPLASLVIRYYHLKMLHSGQQVIIASTRERFWIPNIRKLVRKVLHECVTCFRIKPRCHAQLMAELRQKDVGDVAVFVCLVVKAIHVELVADLTTEAFLAALKRFSARRDRPAFIMCDNAENFVGTKRELRRLLNLFEQEQFQNSVACNAAAEGFEFKGSPARSPNFGGLWEAAVKSFKTTFKKVIGTRTLQYDEMQTVLTQIEAVLNSRPLTPISNDPGDFEALTPGHFLVQRPLTAIAEPCLENIPTNRLSIWQRAQAYSQQIWKKWITLYLSDLHNRTKWTRLRDNIAVGTMVLLMDERLPPLKWNLGRVTEVFRGSDDNIRVVDVQTSSGVYRRAISKICILPIRDNANSSNDET; encoded by the exons ATGCTACATCTAGTTCGGCTATCACAAAAAGAAAGCTTTTCGCAAGAGATAGCAAATCTGTCCAGTGGGACTCAAATTAAAGATTCCTCCGCAATATCGCCATTGAATCCTATGCTGCAGGGTGGAATACTTCGCGTTGGTGGCCGGCTCCGGAACGCTGCTGTATCCGAGAATCGGAAGCATCCAATGATCATCGACCATCGTCATCCTCTCGCTTCGCTGGTAATCCGCTACTATCATTTGAAGATGCTTCACTCCGGACAACAAGTTATCATTGCTAGCACCAGAGAAAGGTTTTGGATCCCGAACATACGTAAACTGGTACGGAAGGTCTTGCACGAATGTGTCACCTGTTTCCGTATCAAACCCAGATGCCATGCGCAATTAATGGCAGAACTCCGTCAGAAAGA CGTCGGAGACGTTGCTGTATTTGTGTGCCTCGTTGTGAAGGCAATCCACGTCGAGCTTGTCGCAGATCTCACCACGGAGGCATTCCTGGCGGCACTTAAACGTTTCTCTGCTCGTCGAGACCGTCCGGCTTTCATAATGTGCGACAATGCAGAGAACTTCGTCGGGACCAAGCGTGAACTTCGTCGACTGTTAAATCTTTTCGAGCAGGAGCAGTTTCAGAACTCTGTGGCATGCAATGCCGCAGCTGAGGGTTTTGAATTTAAAGGGTCTCCAGCAAGGTCTCCAAACTTCGGTGGTCTCTGGGAAGCAGCCGTGAAGAGCTTCAAGACCACTTTCAAAAAGGTCATCGGAACGCGAACGTTGCAGTACGACGAGATGCAGACAGTTCTCACTCAGATTGAGGCAGTGTTGAACTCTAGACCGCTTACTCCAATCAGTAATGATCCTGGAGACTTCGAAGCCCTTACTCCAGGACACTTCCTGGTGCAACGTCCGTTGACAGCTATCGCTGAACCTTGTTTGGAAAACATTCCAACAAACCGTCTTTCCATTTGGCAGCGAGCTCAAGCATATTCTCAGCAAATCTGGAAGAAGTGGATCACACTGTACCTTTCCGACCTGCATAATCGGACGAAGTGGACAAGGCTACGAGACAACATAGCTGTTGGAACAATGGTTCTATTGATGGACGAGCGGCTTCCGCCGCTGAAATGGAACCTCGGTCGAGTCACCGAAGTGTTCCGAGGCTCTGATGACAACATTCGCGTGGTAGACGTACAGACTAGCAGTGGGGTATATCGTAGAGCAATCTCGAAGATTTGCATACTTCCGATAAGGGACAACGCAAATTCTTCGAACGATGAGACATAA